Proteins encoded in a region of the Haloarcula sp. CBA1129 genome:
- a CDS encoding cupin domain-containing protein, translated as MEEVPQAACETVEAVDGVHLTQMAVGEQMSVQQFHIEPGAAVPEHSHHHEQVGYVVKGTFTFHVNGEEYVIGPGDSYVVPSEEPHEARNDGEEPVRGIDVFSPPRRNPDWED; from the coding sequence ATGGAGGAAGTACCACAGGCGGCCTGTGAGACAGTCGAAGCAGTCGACGGCGTCCACCTGACACAGATGGCCGTCGGAGAACAGATGAGCGTCCAGCAGTTCCACATCGAACCCGGCGCGGCCGTCCCGGAACACAGCCACCACCACGAACAGGTTGGCTACGTTGTGAAGGGGACCTTCACGTTCCACGTCAACGGTGAAGAGTACGTCATCGGACCCGGAGACTCATACGTCGTCCCGAGCGAGGAACCACACGAGGCGCGCAACGACGGCGAGGAACCGGTCCGTGGGATTGACGTGTTCAGTCCGCCCAGACGGAACCCTGACTGGGAGGACTAA
- the hmgA gene encoding hydroxymethylglutaryl-CoA reductase (NADPH) has product MTDSDVVALAERVRDGELRRYELEDHADPDTAAAARRHLLAEETDADLSAVGDYTFDAADAESNIENMIGAAQVPMGVVGPLPVDGGAAEGDHHLPLATSEGALLASVNRGVSTIRNAGGATARVLKSGMTRAPVFRVEDVAEAGEVSAWVREHVDDLADAAESTTSHGELQDVTPYVVGDSVFLRFSYDTKDAMGMNMATIATEAACDVIESETPADLVALSGNLCSDKKPAAINAVEGRGRTVAADVLIPHEQVEERLDTTSDAIVEANTRKNLVGSAKAGALGFNAHAANVVAAAFLALGQDIAQVVEGSNAITTVDAREDGLYASVTIASLEVGTVGGGTGLPTQSEALDVLGYGGGGDPAGSNADALAEVIAAGALAGELSLLAALSSRHLSSAHADLGR; this is encoded by the coding sequence ATGACCGACTCCGACGTCGTCGCGCTCGCAGAGCGCGTTCGTGACGGTGAGTTGCGGCGCTACGAACTGGAAGACCACGCCGACCCCGACACCGCGGCGGCGGCACGCAGACACCTGCTGGCCGAGGAGACCGACGCGGACCTCTCGGCTGTCGGCGACTACACCTTCGACGCCGCCGACGCCGAGAGCAACATCGAGAACATGATCGGCGCGGCACAGGTCCCGATGGGCGTCGTCGGCCCGCTACCCGTCGATGGCGGGGCCGCCGAGGGCGACCACCACCTCCCGCTGGCGACCAGCGAGGGCGCGCTGCTGGCCTCGGTCAACCGCGGCGTCTCGACGATTCGGAACGCCGGCGGTGCGACGGCTCGCGTCCTCAAATCCGGGATGACCCGCGCGCCGGTGTTCCGCGTCGAAGACGTGGCCGAGGCGGGCGAGGTGTCGGCTTGGGTCCGCGAACATGTCGACGATCTCGCCGACGCCGCCGAATCGACGACGAGCCACGGCGAACTGCAGGACGTGACGCCCTACGTCGTCGGCGACAGCGTCTTCCTCCGGTTCTCCTACGACACCAAGGACGCGATGGGGATGAACATGGCCACCATCGCGACCGAGGCGGCCTGCGATGTTATCGAGTCCGAGACGCCGGCCGACCTTGTCGCCCTGTCGGGCAACCTCTGTTCGGATAAGAAGCCCGCCGCCATCAACGCCGTCGAGGGCCGCGGTCGGACCGTCGCCGCGGACGTGCTCATCCCCCACGAGCAGGTCGAGGAACGACTCGATACGACCTCCGACGCTATCGTCGAGGCCAACACCCGCAAGAACCTCGTCGGCTCGGCGAAGGCCGGCGCGCTGGGGTTCAACGCCCACGCCGCCAACGTCGTCGCCGCCGCCTTCCTCGCGCTCGGCCAAGATATCGCGCAGGTGGTCGAGGGGAGCAACGCCATCACGACGGTCGACGCCCGCGAGGACGGTTTGTACGCCTCCGTCACCATCGCATCGCTGGAGGTCGGCACCGTCGGTGGCGGGACGGGCCTGCCAACCCAGTCTGAAGCGCTTGACGTGCTGGGCTACGGCGGCGGCGGCGACCCCGCCGGCAGCAATGCCGACGCGCTCGCGGAGGTCATCGCCGCCGGCGCGCTGGCCGGCGAACTCTCCCTGCTCGCGGCGCTCTCGTCTCGGCACCTCTCCTCGGCACACGCCGACCTCGGGCGGTAG
- the icd gene encoding isocitrate dehydrogenase (NADP(+)) yields the protein MGYDYDKVEVPDEGQQIEVTEDDELDVPENPIIPIIHGDGIGTDVGPTAQKVLEAAANATGRDISWMRVYAGESARDKYDENLPDDTVEAIKEFNVAIKGPLTTPVGAGFRSLNVALRKTLDLYANVRPTYHIDGVPSPVKDPEEMDMVTFRENTEDVYAGIEWEAGTDEVEEVKEFVEDEMNFDETIHDGPVGIGVKPITEFGTKRLVREAIDYALEEDRDSVTLVHKGNIMKFTEGAFRDWGYEVAEEEYGEHVITEDELWDEYDGEAPEDALVVNDRIADNMLQQLLTRTDEYDVIATMNLNGDYMSDAAGAQIGGLGIAPGANFGSARCLAEPVHGSAPKYAGEDKVNPTAMILSGRLMLEYMGWKDAGELVRDAVEETISSGNVTYDLERQIEGGTKLATSEFAEKVVENIEKLA from the coding sequence ATGGGCTACGATTACGACAAAGTGGAGGTTCCCGACGAGGGACAGCAGATTGAGGTCACGGAGGACGACGAACTCGACGTTCCGGAGAACCCGATCATCCCCATCATCCACGGGGACGGTATCGGGACGGACGTCGGTCCGACCGCACAGAAGGTGCTCGAAGCTGCTGCGAACGCCACCGGTCGTGACATCTCTTGGATGCGCGTCTACGCCGGTGAGTCCGCCCGCGACAAGTACGACGAGAATCTGCCCGACGACACCGTCGAGGCCATCAAGGAGTTCAACGTCGCTATCAAGGGACCGCTGACGACGCCGGTCGGCGCTGGCTTCCGCTCGCTGAACGTCGCGCTCCGGAAGACGCTCGACCTCTACGCGAACGTCCGCCCGACATACCACATCGACGGTGTCCCGTCCCCCGTGAAAGACCCCGAGGAGATGGACATGGTCACGTTCCGGGAGAACACCGAAGATGTCTACGCCGGCATCGAGTGGGAGGCCGGCACCGACGAAGTCGAGGAGGTCAAGGAGTTCGTCGAGGACGAGATGAACTTCGACGAGACCATCCACGACGGCCCGGTCGGCATCGGCGTCAAGCCGATCACCGAGTTCGGGACCAAGCGCCTCGTCCGCGAGGCCATCGACTACGCCCTCGAAGAGGACCGCGACAGCGTCACGCTGGTCCATAAGGGCAACATCATGAAGTTCACCGAAGGTGCCTTCCGCGACTGGGGCTACGAGGTCGCCGAAGAGGAGTACGGCGAGCACGTCATCACCGAGGACGAGCTGTGGGACGAGTACGACGGCGAAGCGCCCGAGGACGCGCTCGTTGTCAACGACCGCATCGCCGACAACATGCTCCAGCAGCTCCTGACCCGTACCGACGAGTACGACGTCATCGCGACGATGAACCTCAACGGGGACTACATGTCCGACGCCGCCGGCGCACAGATCGGCGGGCTCGGCATCGCCCCCGGTGCGAACTTCGGCTCGGCCCGCTGTCTCGCAGAGCCGGTCCACGGCTCCGCCCCGAAGTACGCCGGCGAAGACAAGGTCAACCCGACTGCGATGATTCTCTCCGGCCGCCTCATGCTCGAATACATGGGCTGGAAGGACGCTGGCGAACTGGTCCGCGACGCTGTCGAGGAGACCATCTCCTCGGGCAACGTCACCTACGACCTCGAACGCCAGATCGAGGGCGGCACGAAGCTCGCCACGAGCGAGTTCGCCGAGAAGGTCGTCGAGAATATAGAGAAGCTCGCATAA
- a CDS encoding amidohydrolase: MVDRVFTNCEVRPLSGSAPASAVAVTNGRVAAVGDPDELSTAGAETVDCRGGVLLPGFVDAHTHLDMVGRRVVEADLAGADGPDDCIGRLLAADDGEGWILGFGYDESDWDGELLRAATLDRVSTDRPVAAAREDIHTVSVNHAALDVLDLPDDGVRTEDGAPTGVLVEEAAEAVFDAIAPDHTQTREYLLAAQEMALSKGITAIHDMVRQSHAPRVYRDLDSEGKLALRVRLNYWVDHLDAIRELGLVTNHGSDRVRTGAIKTYIDGSLGAETARLREPYADSDSVGEWRTDPDALRELVSAVDDAGLQFAAHAIGDAAIDALLSAVESVDAADERHRVEHAEVLTGDLVERLAASPLVVSAQPNFHRWAASGGLYDERLGERRALTNRFRDLVDAGAQLAFGSDCMPLSPLYGVQQAVTAPEPGQRLTVGEALRAYTSGAAYAGFDEDRMGTVTPGSVADFTVLSASPWDVPVDDISDITVSLTVSDGDIVFESGQ; encoded by the coding sequence ATGGTCGACCGCGTATTCACGAACTGTGAGGTCCGACCGCTGTCCGGCAGCGCCCCGGCGTCGGCGGTCGCAGTGACGAACGGAAGGGTCGCGGCCGTCGGAGACCCGGACGAACTCTCGACTGCAGGTGCCGAAACCGTCGACTGTCGGGGCGGCGTCCTGTTGCCCGGTTTCGTCGACGCGCACACGCATCTGGATATGGTCGGTCGGCGCGTTGTCGAAGCCGATCTCGCCGGAGCAGACGGCCCGGACGACTGCATCGGCCGACTGTTGGCGGCCGACGACGGCGAGGGTTGGATTCTGGGCTTTGGCTACGACGAGAGCGACTGGGACGGGGAGTTGCTGCGGGCGGCAACGCTGGACCGAGTGAGCACTGATCGGCCGGTCGCGGCCGCGCGCGAGGACATCCATACGGTGTCGGTGAACCACGCCGCGCTGGACGTACTTGACTTGCCCGACGACGGCGTTCGGACCGAAGACGGCGCACCGACTGGCGTGCTCGTCGAGGAGGCCGCCGAAGCCGTCTTCGACGCTATCGCGCCAGACCACACACAGACCCGAGAGTACCTGCTGGCCGCACAGGAAATGGCCCTCTCGAAGGGAATTACTGCGATACACGACATGGTGCGGCAGTCGCACGCCCCGCGGGTGTACCGCGACCTAGATAGCGAGGGGAAACTGGCCCTGCGGGTGCGGCTCAACTACTGGGTGGACCACCTCGATGCGATCAGAGAACTCGGGCTGGTGACGAACCACGGGAGCGACCGGGTCCGAACGGGCGCGATCAAGACCTACATCGACGGGTCGCTCGGGGCCGAAACCGCGCGGCTCCGGGAACCCTACGCGGACAGCGACAGCGTCGGCGAGTGGCGGACAGACCCTGATGCCCTCCGGGAACTGGTGTCGGCAGTCGACGACGCGGGCCTCCAGTTCGCCGCCCACGCCATCGGTGACGCGGCTATCGACGCGCTGCTTTCCGCCGTCGAGTCGGTCGACGCCGCGGACGAGCGACATCGCGTCGAACACGCCGAAGTCCTCACCGGCGATCTGGTAGAGCGACTGGCGGCGTCGCCGCTGGTCGTCTCGGCGCAGCCGAACTTCCACCGCTGGGCAGCCTCGGGCGGCCTGTACGATGAGCGACTCGGCGAGCGCCGTGCGCTGACGAACCGGTTTCGCGACCTCGTGGATGCCGGCGCACAACTGGCCTTCGGGAGTGACTGTATGCCGCTGTCCCCGCTGTACGGAGTTCAGCAGGCAGTCACTGCGCCGGAACCGGGCCAGCGCCTGACGGTCGGCGAAGCACTTCGGGCGTACACCAGCGGTGCCGCGTACGCGGGCTTCGACGAGGACCGCATGGGCACAGTCACGCCGGGGTCGGTCGCGGACTTTACCGTGCTATCGGCCTCTCCGTGGGACGTACCGGTCGACGATATCTCGGACATAACCGTCTCGCTGACTGTCAGCGACGGCGACATCGTGTTCGAATCCGGGCAGTAG
- a CDS encoding DUF5817 domain-containing protein has protein sequence MYAVVGCSDCSALWVTEGRPETTQCPRCGTRRKHEKRRKFIETDDEAHAREVRASMLANRQGEGDAFAELDSYAEMERQVDDAGVDDETYLEDSGVDTEAVSAAADRAEQGATGGSSRKETVTNALRELDEPTEDDVVAYAEDRGVPSSYTRRALEKLVRAGEVSESRGHYRLL, from the coding sequence ATGTACGCGGTCGTCGGGTGTAGCGATTGCAGCGCACTGTGGGTCACCGAGGGACGACCGGAGACGACCCAGTGTCCGCGGTGTGGCACGCGCCGCAAACACGAGAAGCGTCGGAAGTTCATCGAGACGGACGACGAGGCTCACGCCCGCGAGGTGCGGGCGTCGATGCTGGCGAACCGACAGGGGGAGGGTGACGCCTTCGCGGAGTTAGACTCCTACGCTGAGATGGAACGGCAGGTCGACGATGCGGGCGTGGACGACGAGACGTACCTCGAAGATTCGGGGGTCGACACCGAGGCCGTGTCGGCGGCCGCCGACCGCGCCGAACAGGGGGCGACGGGCGGATCGAGCCGCAAGGAGACGGTCACGAACGCGCTGCGGGAACTGGACGAACCGACCGAGGACGATGTCGTGGCTTACGCCGAGGACCGCGGCGTTCCGTCGTCGTACACCCGGCGAGCGCTCGAAAAGCTCGTCAGGGCCGGCGAGGTGTCCGAGAGTCGGGGGCACTACCGGCTGCTATGA
- a CDS encoding isoaspartyl peptidase/L-asparaginase, whose translation MHVIVHGGAGSPPNSPADRQETLTDAAEQASEAECPMDAVLAAIRPLESDPAFNAGVGGAVQSDGEVRTDAGVMTDNGQAGAVCALSGVVHAADVARTVGTETPHVLLAGDAAVDFAAGIGIETGRDLTTAETRERYERTDPPDGGPADHLDWVREHFRGTDTVGSVATDGNRLAAATSTAGRWFALAGRVGDVPQIGAGFYADSRGGASATGEGETIARFGLARRAVELLDTYGPRQAAEEAIAEFEDATGGRAGVIVLDHAGHTGAERNTAAMQTARR comes from the coding sequence ATGCACGTCATCGTTCACGGCGGCGCGGGTAGTCCCCCGAACTCGCCGGCTGATCGGCAGGAGACACTCACCGATGCCGCCGAACAGGCGTCGGAGGCTGAGTGTCCGATGGACGCAGTACTGGCCGCGATTCGCCCGCTCGAATCCGACCCGGCGTTCAACGCCGGCGTCGGCGGGGCCGTCCAGAGTGACGGCGAGGTGCGGACCGATGCCGGAGTGATGACCGACAACGGTCAGGCCGGTGCAGTGTGTGCACTGTCTGGCGTTGTACACGCCGCAGATGTGGCCCGTACCGTGGGAACTGAGACGCCCCACGTCCTCCTCGCTGGTGACGCGGCCGTCGATTTCGCGGCAGGCATAGGCATCGAAACCGGCCGCGACCTCACGACTGCAGAGACGCGAGAGCGATACGAGCGTACGGACCCGCCTGACGGTGGCCCCGCCGACCATCTCGACTGGGTCCGTGAGCACTTCCGCGGCACTGACACCGTTGGTTCGGTTGCGACCGACGGAAACCGGCTCGCAGCAGCGACATCGACCGCCGGGCGCTGGTTTGCGCTGGCGGGTCGGGTCGGCGACGTGCCACAGATCGGCGCTGGGTTCTACGCAGATTCCCGCGGCGGCGCGAGCGCGACCGGTGAAGGAGAGACCATCGCTCGGTTCGGGTTGGCCCGGCGCGCCGTCGAACTGCTTGACACGTACGGCCCGCGACAGGCCGCCGAAGAAGCGATTGCCGAGTTCGAGGACGCTACCGGCGGCCGTGCTGGCGTGATTGTCCTCGACCACGCCGGCCACACCGGGGCCGAACGGAACACCGCCGCGATGCAAACCGCGAGGCGATAG
- a CDS encoding transposase, producing MDSATLQDDPSVESFFNVAETETLALLEHLSFEFLAEFDVFAPAETGRTREHEPPELMRGFLHCYYKDIYGIRPVERELQNTVVWLSCGFDRPPSRDAVDRFLTDLEHVVGKVFDHLVEQAVWRGLLDLTYCIDSTDVRAMPADQDASKCYDPTDDEYYYGYGCTIVSTGQKIPIAAEFTESKQAPEETAMRVTRDALAVTKPRWMIGDSAYDTLDWHDHLLAAGVVPVAPYNARNTDDPKDIEYRVEDRIEEHSKDVQLKQSTLDETYNRRTGVERTNESVKDCGLGRTHARGRVHARAQVFLALCLRLVVAITNYERGDNPGSTLITV from the coding sequence ATGGACTCAGCGACCCTGCAAGATGATCCTTCGGTAGAGTCGTTCTTCAATGTCGCGGAGACGGAGACGTTAGCGTTGCTTGAGCATCTCTCCTTCGAGTTTCTCGCAGAGTTCGACGTGTTCGCCCCGGCGGAGACGGGGCGAACACGAGAGCACGAGCCACCAGAGCTGATGCGTGGCTTCCTCCATTGCTACTACAAGGACATCTACGGCATTCGTCCGGTTGAGCGGGAGCTTCAGAACACGGTAGTTTGGCTGAGCTGTGGCTTCGATCGACCGCCGTCAAGAGACGCGGTCGATCGCTTTCTCACCGATCTCGAACACGTCGTTGGCAAGGTCTTCGACCACCTCGTCGAGCAGGCCGTCTGGCGCGGCCTGCTCGACTTGACCTACTGCATTGATTCGACCGACGTGAGAGCGATGCCTGCCGATCAAGACGCTTCGAAGTGCTACGATCCCACCGACGACGAGTACTACTACGGCTACGGCTGTACGATCGTCTCGACCGGGCAAAAGATCCCAATTGCAGCCGAGTTCACCGAGAGCAAACAAGCGCCAGAGGAGACGGCGATGCGCGTCACGCGTGACGCGCTCGCCGTCACCAAGCCGAGATGGATGATTGGCGATAGCGCCTACGACACGCTCGACTGGCACGACCACCTGCTGGCCGCAGGGGTCGTGCCAGTCGCTCCGTACAACGCGCGAAACACCGACGATCCGAAAGACATCGAGTACAGGGTCGAAGACCGTATTGAGGAACACAGCAAGGACGTTCAGCTGAAGCAATCAACCTTAGACGAGACGTACAACCGCCGCACTGGAGTCGAACGAACCAACGAATCAGTCAAGGACTGCGGCCTCGGGCGAACGCACGCCCGAGGCCGCGTCCACGCCCGAGCGCAGGTGTTTCTCGCCCTGTGTCTTCGTCTCGTCGTCGCAATCACCAACTACGAACGCGGAGACAATCCGGGAAGTACGCTCATCACGGTGTGA
- the map gene encoding type II methionyl aminopeptidase translates to MTDVDFNSEQYEKCREAGEILAQVRDEAAERVEVGVSHLEIAQWAEDKIRELGGKPAFPVNISIDEEAAHATPERDDDATFGEEMVNLDIGVHVDGWLADTAVTVDLSGQDELAEAPAEALDAALDVAGPGVDVGQIGAAVEDVIEGYGYNPVVNLTGHGLGHWEQHTQPNIPNREVAQGATLDVGDVVAIEPFATDGRGKVQEGADEEIFALEREGSVRNRQARQVLEQITEEYRTLPFAARWLDSPRAEMALRRLKQQDIVHGYPVLKEQDGAYVSQKEHTVIITEDGCEVTTRSR, encoded by the coding sequence ATGACTGACGTGGACTTCAATTCCGAGCAGTACGAGAAATGCCGCGAAGCGGGCGAGATTCTGGCACAGGTGCGCGACGAAGCGGCCGAACGCGTCGAGGTGGGCGTCTCCCATCTCGAAATCGCTCAGTGGGCCGAGGACAAGATTCGAGAGTTGGGGGGCAAGCCGGCGTTTCCGGTCAACATCTCCATCGACGAGGAGGCGGCCCACGCCACGCCCGAGCGCGACGACGATGCGACGTTCGGCGAGGAGATGGTCAACCTCGACATCGGTGTCCACGTCGACGGCTGGCTCGCCGATACCGCCGTGACAGTCGACCTCTCCGGGCAGGACGAACTCGCCGAAGCTCCCGCAGAGGCGCTGGACGCCGCGCTGGACGTTGCCGGCCCCGGCGTCGACGTGGGTCAGATCGGCGCAGCCGTCGAGGATGTCATCGAGGGGTACGGCTACAACCCCGTCGTGAACCTCACCGGCCACGGACTCGGTCACTGGGAGCAACACACCCAACCGAATATCCCGAACCGCGAGGTCGCACAGGGTGCGACGCTTGACGTGGGCGACGTGGTCGCTATCGAGCCGTTCGCCACCGACGGCCGCGGCAAGGTGCAGGAGGGTGCCGACGAGGAGATTTTTGCCCTCGAGCGGGAGGGGTCGGTCCGGAACCGACAGGCCCGACAGGTCCTCGAACAGATAACCGAGGAGTACCGGACGCTGCCGTTTGCCGCCCGCTGGCTGGACTCGCCCCGGGCAGAGATGGCGCTTCGTCGCCTGAAACAGCAGGACATCGTCCACGGCTACCCGGTGCTCAAGGAGCAGGACGGCGCGTACGTCAGCCAGAAGGAACACACCGTCATCATCACTGAGGACGGCTGTGAAGTGACGACGCGCTCGCGGTAA
- a CDS encoding cation diffusion facilitator family transporter: protein MSRRATLRRVGLLVLGVNLLLVLLKASVWLTTGSFAVQSEAVNSAADTAYSLVIVAGLYLTTRPPDFEHPHGHERIEPFVSLFVAAGIFAAGGFVLWNAGTALLSGNISVTQGPAAVLVLAFSAVAKYALYRYCLRAGTDRNSPALIATAKDNRNDILTAGAALVGVGGAMLGYPIADPLAALVVAIGIIYTGIEVVQENVTYLVGGAPPEDLRREILRSALDHPQVRGAHDVIAHYVGPEIDVSLHIEVEGDLTLFEAHDIETAVIKSIEELPEVDDAFIHVDPKELGEWKDDEEVERLADLE, encoded by the coding sequence ATGTCACGCCGCGCGACGCTCAGGCGGGTCGGCCTGCTCGTTCTCGGCGTCAACCTTCTCCTCGTGCTGCTGAAAGCCAGCGTCTGGCTCACCACCGGGAGCTTCGCCGTCCAGTCCGAGGCGGTCAACAGCGCCGCCGACACCGCCTACTCGCTGGTCATCGTTGCTGGGCTGTACCTGACGACGCGTCCGCCGGACTTCGAGCATCCCCACGGCCACGAACGCATCGAGCCGTTCGTCTCGCTGTTCGTCGCCGCGGGTATCTTCGCCGCTGGCGGTTTCGTCCTCTGGAATGCCGGAACTGCCCTGCTGAGCGGAAACATTTCGGTGACACAGGGTCCAGCCGCCGTCCTCGTGCTCGCGTTTTCGGCTGTCGCGAAGTACGCCCTCTATCGCTACTGTCTCCGTGCGGGCACAGACCGGAACTCCCCGGCGCTTATTGCGACGGCGAAGGACAATCGCAACGACATACTTACCGCGGGAGCGGCGCTGGTCGGTGTCGGCGGCGCGATGCTTGGCTACCCCATCGCCGACCCGCTGGCCGCACTCGTCGTCGCTATCGGTATCATTTACACCGGTATCGAAGTCGTACAGGAAAACGTCACCTATCTCGTCGGCGGCGCACCACCGGAGGACCTTCGTCGCGAAATCCTCCGCAGCGCGCTGGACCACCCACAGGTCCGCGGCGCACACGACGTTATCGCCCACTACGTCGGTCCTGAGATTGACGTGAGCCTCCACATCGAGGTGGAGGGCGACCTGACGCTGTTCGAGGCCCACGACATCGAGACGGCGGTCATCAAATCCATCGAGGAACTCCCGGAGGTCGACGACGCGTTCATCCACGTCGACCCGAAGGAACTCGGGGAGTGGAAAGACGACGAGGAAGTGGAACGGCTCGCCGACCTTGAGTGA
- a CDS encoding Rieske 2Fe-2S domain-containing protein has product MTQESPPNHGPRDKYPSPSGRRRFVKGLVGAGALSGVTTVGGLAVDSATDQGGVGGGTVSYVGIRNIAGPANRPMPIVPLEISDGALRGMWPSVSEVTAGGTTFRIASGELGGVSYSQQWFQYCGLETAAGLKPDPERDGFLRSKATYNWQSQLDDGDKLRVEHFEDYESWGNNIGSDGLGKPAVATWRSQGEDVKEIQVQVLRTPAVSKMVAGEDEYSDLAGEIREFLNAATDEDFIAWVNRCTHLCCNPGYKTMSGSAKFEAADKVYCNCHQSVYDPFSPTTATFASRPRPQE; this is encoded by the coding sequence ATGACACAAGAGAGCCCTCCAAATCACGGTCCGCGTGATAAGTACCCATCCCCGTCCGGTCGCCGCCGCTTCGTTAAAGGACTGGTCGGCGCAGGTGCGCTGTCGGGAGTGACGACTGTCGGCGGCCTCGCAGTTGACTCGGCGACCGACCAAGGCGGTGTCGGTGGCGGTACCGTGTCCTATGTCGGCATCCGGAATATCGCTGGACCGGCGAACCGGCCGATGCCAATCGTCCCGCTGGAGATCTCTGATGGCGCACTTCGTGGCATGTGGCCGTCCGTCTCAGAAGTGACAGCGGGCGGTACTACCTTCCGTATCGCCAGCGGAGAGCTGGGTGGCGTGAGTTATTCCCAGCAGTGGTTCCAGTACTGCGGGCTTGAAACCGCCGCGGGACTCAAGCCAGACCCCGAGCGTGACGGCTTCCTCAGGTCAAAGGCGACATATAACTGGCAATCACAGCTGGACGACGGAGACAAACTCCGCGTCGAACACTTCGAGGACTACGAGTCGTGGGGAAACAACATCGGCAGCGACGGTCTCGGCAAGCCAGCGGTCGCCACTTGGCGCTCACAGGGCGAGGACGTCAAAGAGATTCAGGTGCAGGTGCTCCGGACACCCGCCGTCTCGAAGATGGTCGCCGGTGAAGACGAGTACAGCGACCTCGCCGGTGAGATCCGTGAGTTCTTGAACGCGGCCACTGACGAAGATTTCATCGCATGGGTGAACCGCTGTACGCACCTCTGCTGTAATCCCGGGTATAAAACGATGTCCGGGAGCGCGAAGTTCGAGGCCGCCGACAAGGTGTATTGTAACTGCCACCAGTCGGTATACGATCCGTTTTCGCCAACGACGGCGACCTTTGCGTCCCGGCCTCGGCCACAGGAGTAG
- a CDS encoding HIT domain-containing protein: MDKVFAPWRIEWVEREEGNPDVDCVFCAFQAQDDDRANNLVARSDHAFVLLNNYPYNPGHVMVIPHTHTGEYGDLDDETLLDHARLKQRTFDALETALSPDAFNAGLNLGGSAAGGSIDDHLHTHVVPRWNGDTNFMPVISDTKVIVEAVEDTYDRLYAAFASQDGTTVPDDGAVRIE; encoded by the coding sequence ATGGACAAGGTGTTTGCGCCGTGGCGCATCGAGTGGGTCGAACGCGAGGAAGGCAACCCTGATGTCGACTGCGTGTTCTGTGCGTTTCAGGCACAAGACGACGACCGGGCGAACAACCTCGTGGCGCGAAGCGACCACGCCTTTGTCCTCCTGAACAACTACCCGTACAACCCCGGGCACGTGATGGTCATTCCCCACACCCACACCGGTGAGTACGGCGATCTCGACGACGAGACGCTGCTGGACCACGCCCGACTGAAACAGCGGACGTTCGACGCCCTCGAAACCGCGCTGTCCCCGGACGCGTTTAACGCCGGGCTGAACCTCGGTGGCTCCGCGGCCGGTGGCTCGATCGACGACCACCTCCATACTCACGTCGTCCCGCGGTGGAACGGCGACACCAATTTCATGCCGGTCATCAGCGACACGAAAGTCATCGTCGAAGCCGTCGAAGACACCTACGACCGACTCTACGCCGCCTTTGCGTCACAGGACGGAACGACCGTTCCCGACGACGGGGCTGTCCGAATCGAGTAA